From the endosymbiont of Bathymodiolus septemdierum str. Myojin knoll genome, one window contains:
- the purD gene encoding phosphoribosylamine--glycine ligase: MKILVIGGGGREHALAWQCAKFDSVEEVFVAPGNAGTKLEDKLTNVDIGVEDISALIDFSKSNNIDITIVGPEAPLVIGVVDAFQAQGLAIFGPTEAASQLEGSKAFCKDFLERNNIPTAYYDVFTEVKPAVQYVKDKGVPIVIKADGLAAGKGVIIANTQVEAEDAINDMLEGNRFGEAGSRVVVEEFLVGEEASFIVMVDGKNILPMATSQDHKARDNGDKGPNTGGMGAYSPAPIVTDAIFQDVMDTVIRPTVDGMAAEGNTYTGFLYAGLMIDDNGNSKVLEYNCRFGDPETQPIMMRLKSNLADLCLLATQQKLDQASIEWDTRSAMGVVLAANGYPDAYPSGEVIGLPADNESTKVFHAGTKMEGDNVVSSGGRVLCATALGTDTKDAQINAYALVQKIDWENAYYRTDIGFKAI, encoded by the coding sequence ATGAAAATTTTAGTCATTGGCGGTGGTGGTCGTGAGCACGCATTAGCATGGCAGTGTGCTAAGTTTGATAGTGTTGAAGAAGTGTTTGTTGCACCGGGTAATGCAGGCACGAAATTAGAAGATAAACTCACAAATGTTGATATTGGTGTAGAAGATATTAGTGCCTTGATTGACTTTTCTAAGAGTAACAATATTGACATTACTATCGTCGGTCCAGAGGCACCACTTGTCATTGGTGTAGTCGATGCATTCCAAGCGCAAGGTTTGGCAATTTTCGGACCCACAGAAGCTGCGTCACAACTTGAAGGTTCAAAAGCATTCTGTAAAGATTTTTTAGAGCGTAATAATATCCCAACTGCTTATTACGATGTTTTTACTGAAGTTAAACCGGCCGTGCAATATGTTAAAGACAAAGGTGTGCCGATTGTGATTAAAGCCGATGGTTTGGCAGCAGGAAAAGGTGTGATTATTGCCAATACCCAGGTTGAGGCCGAAGATGCGATTAACGATATGTTGGAAGGTAATCGTTTTGGCGAAGCGGGCTCCCGTGTGGTGGTTGAAGAATTTTTAGTCGGTGAAGAAGCCAGTTTTATTGTTATGGTTGATGGTAAAAATATTTTGCCAATGGCAACTTCCCAAGACCATAAAGCCAGAGATAACGGCGATAAAGGTCCAAATACAGGAGGCATGGGCGCTTATTCACCTGCCCCAATCGTTACCGATGCAATTTTCCAAGATGTGATGGACACTGTTATTCGTCCGACTGTTGATGGTATGGCAGCCGAAGGTAACACCTACACAGGATTTTTATATGCGGGCTTGATGATTGACGACAATGGAAATTCCAAAGTTTTAGAATATAATTGCCGTTTTGGCGACCCAGAGACCCAGCCAATTATGATGCGTTTAAAATCTAATTTAGCAGATTTATGCCTATTGGCCACCCAACAAAAATTAGACCAAGCAAGTATTGAATGGGATACCCGTTCAGCAATGGGTGTGGTTTTGGCGGCAAATGGCTATCCAGATGCTTATCCATCAGGTGAAGTGATTGGCTTGCCAGCAGACAATGAATCAACAAAAGTATTTCATGCTGGCACTAAGATGGAGGGTGATAATGTTGTTTCAAGTGGTGGTCGCGTGCTATGTGCCACCGCACTTGGCACAGACACCAAGGATGCACAGATAAATGCCTATGCATTAGTACAAAAAATTGACTGGGAAAACGCCTATTACCGTACAGATATTGGTTTTAAAGCAATTTGA
- a CDS encoding Fic family protein produces the protein MKIAPPPKPLPTKELVELAVEKTRSGVMPCVTDKKGRYSHWDKIRHLEIPEAFDDIEQYWHFLKFSRVGQQKTLPFTEMFSYVLTDDIQKNIHEIDSQMHGSVESKNIGNNKERYIIRSLMDEAISSSQLEGAATTRKVARDMLKYNKEPEDYSQRMIYNNYQAIKFIDKHKTDDLTPALVLELHKIVTDNAIDNPDDAGRLRQDDDINVVDNRTGSVLHRPPEHQSLPDRMKVLCDFANGNAPDYFIHPIIRAIVIHFALAYDHPFADGNGRTTRALFYWVVLKNNYWLFQYITLSTYIKKAQSQYGESFLMVESDNFDLTYFINSQLKFINQAINGLFDYADNKQHEQKKALELLSAYLADGKLNSRQAMIIQHSIKHLGEVYTIEGHKISQNIGYATAKLDLEKLAKLGLLQKSKRGRAFIFIAPNDLEQRIKAYK, from the coding sequence ATGAAAATTGCACCGCCACCTAAGCCACTACCTACAAAGGAACTTGTTGAATTAGCGGTTGAGAAAACCCGGTCGGGCGTGATGCCGTGTGTGACGGATAAAAAAGGGCGTTATTCACATTGGGATAAAATTAGACACTTGGAAATCCCTGAGGCGTTTGATGACATTGAACAGTATTGGCATTTTTTGAAATTTTCTCGTGTAGGGCAACAAAAAACACTGCCTTTTACCGAAATGTTTTCTTATGTTTTGACAGATGATATTCAGAAAAATATCCACGAAATAGATTCCCAAATGCATGGTTCGGTTGAATCTAAAAATATTGGCAACAATAAAGAAAGATATATCATTCGTTCGTTGATGGATGAGGCTATTAGTTCATCTCAACTTGAGGGGGCGGCAACCACTAGAAAAGTTGCACGCGATATGTTGAAGTACAATAAAGAGCCTGAGGATTATTCGCAACGCATGATTTACAACAATTACCAAGCGATTAAATTTATTGATAAGCATAAAACAGATGACTTAACGCCAGCATTGGTATTAGAATTGCACAAAATTGTTACTGACAACGCTATAGACAACCCTGATGATGCAGGCAGACTTAGGCAGGATGACGATATTAATGTGGTTGACAATCGCACAGGGAGCGTCTTACACCGCCCTCCAGAACACCAATCATTGCCCGATAGGATGAAAGTTTTATGTGATTTCGCTAATGGCAACGCACCTGATTATTTTATTCACCCCATTATTCGGGCAATTGTTATACATTTTGCTTTAGCATATGACCACCCTTTTGCCGATGGCAATGGGCGCACCACACGCGCTCTGTTTTACTGGGTAGTGCTAAAAAATAATTATTGGCTATTTCAATATATTACGCTATCAACCTATATTAAAAAAGCACAAAGTCAGTATGGAGAATCGTTTTTAATGGTTGAAAGTGATAATTTTGATTTGACTTATTTTATTAATAGCCAACTAAAATTCATCAACCAAGCCATTAACGGCCTGTTTGATTATGCAGATAACAAGCAGCATGAACAAAAAAAGGCATTAGAGTTACTAAGCGCTTATTTGGCAGATGGTAAGCTTAATTCACGCCAAGCGATGATTATTCAGCATTCCATCAAACACTTGGGTGAAGTTTATACAATTGAAGGGCATAAGATATCTCAAAATATTGGTTATGCAACTGCTAAATTAGATTTGGAGAAATTAGCAAAATTAGGGCTTTTACAAAAATCTAAACGAGGACGCGCGTTTATCTTTATCGCACCGAACGACTTAGAACAGCGTATTAAGGCATATAAATGA
- the rnhB gene encoding ribonuclease HII has product MIIVGVDEVGRGCLVGNVVAGAVILPDDFYLPELTDSKKLSEKKREILYAQITEQCQWAVGESDANEIDSINILQGTMLAMKRAVENLNIKYDRVLVDGNRCPELHNCRAIIKGDLSEPVISAASIIAKVTRDRQMFELDKLHPKYGFSKHKGYGTRQHLEALAEFGAIDNQHRFSFSPIKNLRPPL; this is encoded by the coding sequence ATGATTATTGTCGGCGTAGATGAAGTTGGCCGAGGTTGTTTGGTGGGCAATGTGGTGGCAGGAGCGGTGATTTTGCCTGATGATTTTTATTTACCAGAACTCACTGATTCAAAAAAACTCAGTGAGAAAAAACGCGAAATTCTATACGCACAAATCACCGAGCAATGTCAATGGGCAGTGGGTGAGTCGGATGCGAATGAGATTGATAGCATCAATATTTTACAAGGCACAATGTTGGCAATGAAACGAGCCGTTGAAAATTTAAATATTAAGTATGACCGAGTATTGGTTGATGGCAATCGTTGTCCAGAGTTACACAATTGTCGGGCAATTATTAAAGGAGATTTAAGCGAACCTGTGATTTCTGCAGCATCGATTATTGCCAAAGTAACCCGTGATAGACAGATGTTTGAGTTGGATAAATTGCATCCAAAGTATGGTTTTTCCAAGCATAAGGGCTATGGCACAAGACAACATTTAGAGGCATTAGCAGAATTTGGTGCGATTGACAATCAGCACCGTTTTTCATTTTCTCCGATTAAAAACCTAAGGCCGCCTCTGTAG
- a CDS encoding HPP family protein translates to MNNKELLISAIGAFIAVFVAGFFSNIILQNFNSPLIIASAGASAILMFGLPHALVSRPWNLIVGHTVSAIIGVSCFYLIANTLLATSVAIPLALVGMHLLKCMHPPGGATAVTAIIGGEMIHHLGYAFVIMPIFFNSLILLIVAIAVGSFRDKNPFEDVS, encoded by the coding sequence TTGAATAATAAAGAATTATTAATTTCAGCAATTGGTGCATTTATCGCTGTTTTTGTGGCTGGATTTTTTTCTAATATTATTTTACAAAATTTTAACTCGCCCTTAATTATTGCCTCGGCTGGCGCATCAGCAATACTAATGTTTGGCTTGCCACACGCCTTGGTTTCTCGTCCATGGAACTTAATTGTTGGACATACTGTCTCAGCGATTATTGGTGTTAGTTGTTTTTATTTAATTGCCAACACCCTATTAGCAACTTCAGTTGCTATTCCGTTAGCGCTTGTTGGTATGCATCTTTTAAAATGTATGCATCCACCTGGTGGCGCAACAGCGGTAACCGCTATTATCGGTGGAGAAATGATACACCACTTGGGCTATGCGTTCGTTATTATGCCGATTTTCTTCAATTCTTTAATATTGCTTATTGTTGCTATTGCAGTAGGCAGTTTTAGAGATAAAAATCCATTTGAGGATGTGTCATAA
- a CDS encoding TusE/DsrC/DsvC family sulfur relay protein → MNINNKEIELDTEGYLVHPEDWDKEVALELAKSENITLTDEYWPIFNFMRIYYSEHGAAPDVRHTAKQMGVDLGVDKKVAKTKLFEMFPYGYVKQTCKIAGMRRPRGWSTG, encoded by the coding sequence ATGAATATTAACAATAAAGAAATAGAACTAGACACTGAAGGCTATTTAGTTCACCCAGAAGACTGGGATAAAGAGGTAGCGTTAGAATTAGCTAAATCAGAAAACATAACACTAACAGATGAGTATTGGCCTATATTTAACTTTATGAGGATTTACTATAGTGAACATGGAGCAGCGCCTGATGTTCGACATACAGCAAAACAAATGGGAGTGGATTTAGGGGTTGATAAAAAAGTAGCAAAAACCAAACTATTTGAAATGTTTCCTTATGGCTATGTCAAGCAAACTTGTAAGATTGCTGGAATGAGACGCCCAAGAGGTTGGAGCACAGGTTAA
- the narI gene encoding respiratory nitrate reductase subunit gamma produces the protein MNTFLEQFFFGYYPYIAMTIFIAGSALRYDRDQYTWKADSSQLLRKKGMLLGSNLFHIGIILLFFGHFVGLLTPEWVYHPFMSAGTKQIMAMTAGGIFGTMCLIGMLILLNRRLFDKRISKTSKFSDTFILLYLFAQLLLGLLTIPYSAQHLDGSSMVALANWAQHITTFRTGAADFIIAEAWVFKLHLVLGMTLFVIFPFTRLVHIWSVPVQYLTRTNYQIVRKR, from the coding sequence ATGAATACTTTTTTAGAACAGTTTTTTTTCGGTTACTATCCTTATATTGCAATGACAATATTTATTGCTGGTAGTGCATTGCGTTATGACAGAGACCAATATACTTGGAAAGCAGATTCGTCACAATTGCTACGAAAAAAAGGTATGTTATTAGGCAGTAATTTATTTCATATTGGTATTATTCTACTATTCTTTGGTCACTTTGTTGGTTTATTAACCCCAGAATGGGTATATCACCCATTTATGAGTGCTGGTACTAAGCAAATAATGGCAATGACTGCTGGTGGTATTTTTGGCACAATGTGTTTAATCGGCATGTTAATTTTATTAAATAGACGCTTGTTTGATAAACGTATTAGCAAAACCAGTAAGTTTAGTGATACTTTTATCTTGCTTTATTTGTTCGCACAATTGTTACTGGGTTTGTTAACCATTCCTTATTCAGCACAACATTTAGATGGCAGTTCAATGGTTGCCTTGGCTAATTGGGCGCAACACATTACTACTTTTAGAACAGGTGCTGCTGATTTTATTATTGCTGAGGCTTGGGTGTTTAAGTTGCATTTAGTATTGGGCATGACACTTTTTGTTATTTTCCCATTTACTCGATTGGTGCATATCTGGAGTGTACCAGTACAATATCTAACACGCACAAATTACCAGATAGTTAGAAAAAGATAA
- the narJ gene encoding nitrate reductase molybdenum cofactor assembly chaperone, producing MQTLKVLAVLLSYPDINVYKNVDELAEVLKQESLLSKKTLKELLSFIEDYKNKDFLELQERFVSTFDRSRAHCLNLFEHIHGESRDRGPAMVDLAQMYAKKNLFVDKKELPDYLPVFLEYLSLCDEKEAIESLGDTIDIIALIGGQLKKNESPYHIIFSALEELSNAKVNKFKVAEAIQNSPKEPETLEELDELWQEQEAFGGESSECSTCETSATLTH from the coding sequence ATGCAAACACTTAAAGTCTTAGCTGTTTTACTGTCTTACCCAGATATCAATGTTTATAAAAATGTTGACGAGTTGGCTGAGGTTTTAAAACAGGAATCTTTATTATCTAAAAAAACTTTAAAAGAATTATTGTCTTTTATAGAAGATTACAAAAATAAAGATTTCTTAGAATTACAAGAACGTTTTGTATCAACTTTTGACAGAAGTCGTGCACATTGTTTAAATTTATTTGAACATATTCATGGCGAATCGCGCGACCGTGGCCCAGCTATGGTTGATTTAGCTCAGATGTATGCAAAGAAAAATCTGTTTGTTGATAAGAAAGAATTACCTGATTATTTACCTGTATTTTTAGAATACTTATCTTTATGCGATGAAAAAGAAGCCATAGAGTCATTGGGCGATACGATTGATATTATTGCTTTAATTGGTGGTCAATTGAAAAAGAATGAATCACCTTATCACATTATTTTTTCTGCATTAGAGGAGTTATCTAATGCTAAAGTAAATAAATTTAAAGTGGCAGAAGCAATACAAAATAGTCCTAAAGAGCCAGAAACATTAGAAGAATTGGATGAATTATGGCAAGAGCAAGAAGCCTTTGGCGGAGAATCATCAGAATGTAGCACTTGTGAGACCAGTGCTACACTAACACACTAG